A segment of the Blastocatellia bacterium genome:
GCCGTTGGCGATGATGCTCACAGCAGTGGCGCAGCGGGATGAATGGGCGTGGTATGGACTGGCAGCGATCACACTGGGCGTTGGAATTGTTTTAGCAGATGCGACCGGTGGTGTATTTGTGTTGGTTATTCAACTGGTGGCGCTCGTGCTGTTGCTCAGGAAACGGCATATTCGTTTGACCGAAGCGTCAGCCCGAAAGAGGCACGTCGTGTGGATCGGCGTCGGCGCAACGCTGATCGTCGGGATGATAATCGGCGGTGCTGTCTGGTTTGGCACGCGGTCGGTGCCGAGAGCTATCCTGTCCGATGTGCAGATCAATTTCCCTGAGCTAGACCGGGCGCGGCAAGATGCGTCACAGGCTGATTATTTCTCTCGTTATTATGGGCGGGCAGGCATCTGGAAGGCTTCATTGCCGATGATCGCCGATTATCCCGTGATGGGCGTGGGCCTGGGCAGTTATCCCACTGCCTACACCCGCTATGATCCGGCCTCCGGCTTGTTTCTGGTTAACGCGGCTCACAACGACTATCTACAACTCGTTTGTGAAACCGGACTGATCGGCGCACTCATCCTGATGCTATTTCTCTGGTCTTTGGTGAGGCTCTGTCAGCGGGCAATGAATGATGAGAACCCGTTTGGTTCAGCAGTCGCGGTCGGAGCGACGGTGGGATGCTTAGGGATACTAGCGCACAGTCTGGGCGATTTTCATTTGCAGGCGCCGGGCGCAGGGTTGCTGTTTTTGCTGTTGATCGCCGTGCTGATCGGCGTGTATCGGCTACAAGCTCATGGGGCGAACGCGTCCGGTGATGGGATGCCAAATTGAGTTCAGCGAGCGAACAGAGAGGGGCGATGTGAAAGCTGTCGAGGTTGAACTTCCCTTGACTTTCCTCGCATGGTGGATTAAAACGTAAGCGCTTTTCCTAGGGGGGCGCGTCAGGAGGATGCTGTGAGCGAACATTCAAATCAGGCTGGCGGACTTGCTCCAATCGGGGGAAACGAAATCGCGCGTCTGGGCAATCAGAGCAATATCCCTGCCGGTCAATTCTCGCCGTTAAGTCCATTTTCAGGTCCTGGTGAGCAACGCTTGAGGGACATTTGGTGGCGCTATTGGCGCGTGCTATGGAATCGGCGCTGGTTAATGTTGAGCGTGTTCGCTCTCGTGTTTGCCGGGTTTGCTGTTGAGGCATACCGCACGCCACCGGTTTACACGGCGACCGGAACCATTGCTGTCGAAGCAGTCCAGCAACAGGTGCTTGGCGAGTTTACCCCGACCAATCAAACGCAAGGCATTGTGCAGTTACAAATAGACATTTTGCAAAGCCGAATGCTGGCCAGCCGTGTGATTGACAAATTAAAACTTTGGGAACAACCGGAATTCGCCATTGCGCCGGGCTCGACCCACGAGGAGCGTGAACGGCAGCGGTCCTTGTTGATCAATACGTTTTTGGCTCAACTGAGTGTTGACGCCGAACAGGCGTGGAATCAGGGCGTGATTCGCTTGCATTACCGCTCGACCAATCCCCGCTTGGCCGCTCAAATCCTGAATACCCTGTTTGAGGAATTCATTGCTTATAACCGTGAATCCAATACCGAGGCGTTGGAATTTGCCCAAGAATGGCTGACAGAGCAATTGGCGCAAATCGAAAGCAAGCTGAAAAAATCCAGAGAAGAGCTGCTCAAATTCCAGCAGGGCACTGAGCTGCTCTATATGGGCAGCGACACGGAAGCCAATCCTGTGTTGGAGCAATTCAGTCAAGTCAAACAGCAACTGGCCGAAGCAGAGCTGGCCCGACTCAACGCTGAGATTCTCTACCAACGGGCGCTCAAAGAGGGCGCTGAGGCGTTGCCCTCGTCAGTTAAAGGCGATAGCCTGGCCGCCTTGGAAGACGAGCGCAAGCGAGTCGAAGCAGAACTAGCGCAACTGGGCGCCACATACAAAGACGGCGCGCCGGCCATCCGGCGATTGAAAAGTCGCCTGGCCCTACTGAACGAGCAGATCGAAAAAAATCGCCTGCTCTCGCAAGAAGCGATCCTGGAAAATCTCAGAAACGAATTTGAAATCGCCGACCGGCGGTGGCGCGCGCTACGCGACGCGGTTGAAAAACAACGAGCCGAGATCATTGAACAAAACCGCGCTGCCCTGCAACTGAGTTTGCTCAAACGCGAAGCTGAAGTTGACGAAAAGCTCTTTCAGGTACTCTCGGAGCGGTTGCGTGGAACCGATTTGATGAAATCGCTGACACCCAATACCAACATCCGCATTGTTGATCGAGCCGAAATCCCATTGGCTCCCTCTGGGTCTAACAGCATCATGTTCCTCCGGGGTGGAATCATTGCCTTGGTACTGGCCGTTGGATTAGCCCTGTTGTTGGACTTGCTGGATGACAGCTTGAAGACCGTAGAGGATGTCGAAACAATGTTGAAGTTGCCCAGTTTGGGTTTAATTCCGTTAGCAATCAGTAGTAATGGGCGGTCCCTGCTGCCGCGTAAGTCGCCCAGTGAGGCCAGGCCATTGATCCTGAGAGCTGGCGAAGCAGAGAACCCGGCGTTTGCAGAGGCCTATCGTACATTGCGGACAGGTGTGTTGCTCTCCTCGGCGACGCACCCGCCCCGTACCATTGTCGTTACCAGTCATGAAGCCCAAGCAGGCAAGACAACCACAGCTATCAACGTCGCCTTGGCGATGGCACAGGCGGGCAAGCGCGTGCTGCTGGTGGATGCCGATATGCGCCATCCCAGTTGCGCCAAATCGCTGGGCGTCCATGCGGCTGATGGGTTGAGTACATTGCTGGCTTCGGATGAGAAGCCGGTCACGATCTATCATGACTGTGGCGTCTCGCGCTTAGACTTGTTGCCGGCAGGACCGATACCACCAAATCCCTCCGAGCTGCTTAGTTCGGGCAAAATGCGTGTCCTGCTCGATTCATTCACGGCTAAGTACGATCAAATTATCATTGACACGCCGCCGTTGGGCCTGGTCTCCGATGCGCTGATGCTGGCCGCTATTGTTGACGGTGTGATCATTGTCACCAAGGCCGAACGGAATTCACGGCGCGGGCTGTTGCGGATCAAGGAGTCATTGTATAGCGTGAACGCGAGGATTTTAGGTGTCGTGCTCAACGCCGTGGATACTCGCCGACATCACAACGGCTACTATGGCAGCTATTATTACTACTACCACAGGCGTTCTGCTGGTGAAGAAATAACGGGCGGCGATGATCGAGCTGCTTAGCATGATGCTCGATCATGCTGTCTTCGTGGTTGCTTAATTTGTTCATGTTGGGTTATAGTGGTGGCGCAGTAAAGTAAGGTGGCAAATATTGGGCTTAGGCGATCTTGACTGATACGCGACAACTCATCGCGATCTATCAGGATCAATATGTACATTCAGCAGTTCAGTAAAGTGTAAGGAGGGCTGCAACAGGTTTCAGGAGGACACTATGAAGAGAGAGATGAACACAACCATACTCATTTGGTTAGTGGTAGGCTCGTGTTTGATGGGGGCCGCGTGGGCTGAGTCGCCTCCCAAATTGCAGAAGCAACCGGTTGGCGCTCTTGCCGGTGAGAGCCAGTCGGTGTTGATCAATGGTGTTGCTGCTGAGCGCGGGACGACAGTCTTTAGCGGTAGCGAAATTCGCACGGGAGCAACGGCGGCGGCCGTCCATTTAACCGGCGGCGGTGGCCTTGTCTCTATCGCGCCGGAATCTCTGGTGAAGCTTGTGCGCGAAAAGGACACGATCATTGCTGAAGTCAGTAAAGGCTCTGTGACCATGCGCAGTCCGTTAGCCAGCGTGGTAGTAGCGCCTGACCAGACAGTTCGTTCAGAGCCAAATAACCTGTATACTGTTTCCACGTCCAGCGCCGGCTCAGTGGTAGAAAGCTTTCTCAAGGAAGTGGCCGTAAGGGCTGCCGATGGCGTTGTGAGGACCGTGGCTCCGAAGGCTCCTGTCACGGGTGGGCGGACGACTACGCCGTTGCAGGCTGGCGTTGGCGAGCCGGAACCGATCACGCCGGTTCGCGGCCCGTTTGTTGTGGCAAATTGTACGTTGACAGGCAACACGCTGATCGTATCAGGCGCGGTGGCTTGTAACGGTATCGCGGTTGCCGGTGCGTCGGTCACGGTGCAGGTAACAACAAAAGGGTTACCTCCAGTGATTCTGCGCCAAACGGTAACCGCAGACGAGGCTGGCCGCTTTAGGACGACATTTACAAACGATGCCCTATCAAGAGGCGGCACAGCCCGCATCTCGGCCGTCACCAATATCCCGGCTTGCGGGACGGCTGCTGGTTCGTGCCAGTTCTAGCGTTGAAGGAGGAGACACGTATGAAGACGAGAACATTTGCCCTAGTCGTCGGTTTGTGTTTAGCGCTGTTGCCGCTGCTTGGCCAACCGGCTGATTCAGTCAATACGGTATCGGCGCAAGCCACGGTGACGGAGATCGAACCCAACAACAACAAGGCGCAAGCTCAACTCCTCCGATTGGCTGCTGGAGAAACCGTCGTTGTCGAAGGACGTGTCGGTCCTAATGATGGCGGTTCGCTCGTGAGCGAGTTGCTGCGATTAGAGACGCCGTTTGGCAATCCTCTATTCACGCCGCCAACAGAGATTCTGCCACGCGACCCGATCGAAGATTGGTTTGCCATCGACGTGCGAGGTTCGCTTGAGTATTCGGTTGAACTTCAGTGGCCTGATGGCACGGCGAACTTGAGCAATTGGACCTTGGGTGACATTGCTGCCCAGATTTATTCGGACCAACTGGTCAGCATTCACGTTGCGTCAACGCCAACGGGACGGCCGGAAATTGAGCCGAATCGAATTTACTACACCTATGATGACCGCCGGAGCGAAGTTCAGGGAGGACGACTGACCATTCCTGCGACGTCACGCTATTACGTGACTGTCTCCAATACAGGCACGGGGAGTCAGCAACCGGTCAGTTATCGGCTGGTGCTCACCAGTCCCCGTCGTGGGACGACCCGCACGGTGTTGGATGCTGTGCGTGGGCCGACGGTCGCCAATCCGGTGGTGCCGGCTGACGTCGGCGCAAACCGCATGCGCGTTGTGCAACGACTGACGCCGACTGAATATCCGGCGCGATTGGATGAGGTCGGTCTGGTTCAGTTTGACATCGAAGGACAGCAAGTGCTCAACGAGTCATTGGACCTGATCGTCCTGGTGGACCCACAAGGGACGGGAAACCCGGCCGCCGCCAGGCCAGTCTTGACGCGTCGCGTGCGCATCCAAGCGCTCAACGCGCTCAATAGCTATTCGGTGCGAGATGCCAATATCGTGGTTCAGTCGGGCGACATCTATGCCGGATTTGAAGTTCCCGAAACAGGCCTTGGTTTGCATCTGCCGTTTGATCTGGATAAGGCCGGCTATGGCCGCAGCTTTGTGTCCGTAGATGGCGGCCGGACCTACCGCTACATCAGTTTGATTTCGTTTGACAAGCTGATTCCGTTGGTCGGGAATGCCGTGATCGAAACCGCGTTGACGATCAATCCGCGGCCCGGCAAACACGCCGACGCGCCGGAACCTACGCGGGTGCGAACCAATCTGCCGATCATCCCGGCGCCGGTCAAGAGCGTCTCGCTGGTGGACGTGAACTGAAGCTTCTCAAGGATTCTCTCGGCTGTTGCTGGTCTGTCTTGCGTTGCTTTGCGCAGTGTAAGACAGACCACGACCACTTTGCGAGGTGATTTATCATGCGTGTGTTGAGCGTCGTCTTACTGCTTGTGTTGAACGTGCAGACGCTGAGCTTGGCTCAAGCTACGTCACAGGAAAGCGCCCAACCGGTGACGACACAGACTGCCGAGCAGCCGGTTTATGCGCCGGATGATTACATCATTCGACCGGGTGACGTGGTCAGTGTGCGGGTGTTGCGTGAACCGGATATGAGCGGCGATATGCAAGTGTCGGCCAAGGGCTACATTCGGATTCCGTTTTTGCGCGAGCCGATTCTGGCGGCTGGTCGAACGGCTTGGCAACTGGCTGATGTCATCCGTCAGCAGGTTGAGGAGATTCTCTGGGAGCCGCAGGTTGACGTACAGGTGAAGCACGGGCAGCAGGATGTCGCCTATGTATTGGGCGAAGTCAACCGAGCAGGCCCAGTGCCGGTGCGTGTTGGTACCCGGTTGCTCAATGTCTTGGTGGCTGCCGGTGGACTCTCCAAGAATGCCGGAAACGTCGCTTATATTCTTCGCGACCAAATGCGACCACCTGATGAACAGAAGAGCAACCCAGAGCAAACAGCCGAGCCTGAGGTGAGGCTGACATCAGTGCTGGAAATTGTGGATATACGCGGCCTATTGCGCGGCCATGTGGAGCTGGCTTCGCTGGAGCGATTCAATCGGCCCATTTATCCGGGCGACGTCATCAGCATTCCCGAAGCCGACCGCGTGTTTGTGGGCGGCAATGTGCATACACCGGGGGCCTTCGAGCTGCGCGGCGCCTTAACACTGACGCAGGCGCTGATGCTGGCCGGCGGCCCAAAACCCGATTCGCGGAAGAAGGAAATCCGATTAGTGCGTCCTGGACCTGACGGGGCGAGCGTTTCCGAGCAACTGGTCAACTTGGACGCTATCGAAAAGGACGCCAGCAAAGACATTCGTCTACAAGCCAATGACATTGTCTTTGTGCCTGTCTCCCGCGCCAAGACGGTTGTCTCAACCATGTTGAGCGCATTTCTTTTGCAGTCAGTTGTGGGCGTGCCGGTCTATCTGATTTTCCGCCGATGAGTCGGTGCGGTGGCTAACAGCCGGTTTCGATGATGTGGGTCAACGTGCAATCTATTAAGCTGACGCCGCGATGGAAGCGGTGGTGCGCCGTGCTGCTGTTGAGCTGTGCGCTGGGTTACGTGCTGCTGCATGTCTCAGCCGAAGTGCGCGGCGCTCGGCTGACCTATGTCGAGGGTGATCCGGAACGGCTCAAGGCTGCATTAGCCGTTTATCCCGTTCAAGCCGATGTGCACAGGCGGCTCGGTGCTGTGTATTTGTCTGATCCGTGGCGGTTCGATCCAGCGCAAGCCGTCTCTCACTACGAAATGGCCGTTCGCCTTGAACCATTCACGTGGAGCGCCTGGTTGAATCTGGGCTACGGCTACGAGCAGCAAGGCGATGCAGAGCGCGCTGAACGCGCCTATTTGACTGGCGTGGAGCTAGCGCCGCGCTACTTTTATCCGCGCTGGTTGTATGGGAATTTCCTGCTTCGGCACGGGGCGATAGAGCGCTCGTTCGATCAATTGCAATACGCCGCCGACATCCGTCCCTGGGCCGTCGGCAGTATATGCTCGATGATTTGGCAGATCACAGGCGGCCAACCTGACGCGGTCGTGCAGTTCAGTAGCCGGCTCAAGTCCGGTCAAGCGCGGGCATCCGTTTGCCAATACCTGCTGACGCAGCAAGCGTATCAGCCAGCCGTGGCCGTGTGGTCTGCGATTGAGGAGACAGACCCGGCGCGAATGACGGCCAGTCGCTGGTTGCTGAGCACACTTCGCGGAGCTGGCCAGTGGTCGCTGGCGCGTCAGGTCTGGGAGGAGGTTGTGCGCAAGCAGGTCGGTGGAAAAGCCGATGCTTCATCAGCGGAGTGGGCCTTGTGGGATGGCGGCTTCGAGCACGAGACCTCTCTGGGCGCATTTGAGTGGAGCCTCACGAGCACCCAAGACGTCAGTGTGGTGCGTGATCAATCCGAGCGGTTTGAAGGAAGCCGCTCGCTGCGGCTCGAATTCCTCCGCCATCAAAAGGTGAATTTCAATGGCGTGTCTCAAGACCTGTGGGTGAAGCCATCAACGCAGTACCGGCTCCAGTTCTACTATCGCACGGAAAAACTGCCGGAGGTGAACGGCCTGCTCATCGCGCTCAGTGATGCGCAAGAGCCGACGCGATTCAACATGGAATCAGCGCCGCTCGGTAATCCACAGCAGTGGACCAATCAACATATTCAGTTCACAACGCCGGCAGGGACACAGGTTCTCCGGTTACACATTCTGCGCCGACCGGTTCAGCAGCTTTATGACTTCATCAGGGGCAAGGTCTGGTTCGATGCGTTCCGTTTGGAAGAAGTGAAATACGAGAACAAGGACAAGGGAAATGACTGACGCGGAGAATGCAAGCCTGACGTCAGGCGCCGCTGCTCAGTCTCTTCGAGGAAGGTGGGCACGATGTCATTGCAGCCGCATGAGCGGTTAATCCTGCTATGCGCCAGGACGCGCCTGGACGATGCGCTACGAGAGCGCATTTGCGCCGCCGTCGAGCAGCCTCTCTGCTGGCCGACGTTTGTGGCGCAAGCTAAGGAGCAAGAGCTCACGCCGCTCATGTATCTGAATCTCAAGCGGGCAGCCGCTGCGCTTGTGCCGCCTGAGACGTTGTCTCACCTGCGAGCACTGACGCAGCGCACTCTGATTCGCAACGCCCTTTTGTCAGAAGAGCTTTTTGCGCTCATCAAGCTGTTCAAGCGCGAAGGTATTGCATTCATCCCGCTGAAAGGCATTTTGTTGGCTGAGGCTGTTTACGGGGATATGAGCTTGCGTCCGATCCGTGATCTGGACGTGATGGTGCGCTCCGAAGACCTGCCTCGCGTCACTTCGCTGTTAGCGCAGCAGGGATTCTCTTGTCGTAGCGCTGACCCAGAGAAAGAGAGCCGCTCTCCCACCAAGCATGATCTGGCTTTCACCAAATCTCGAAGCGCAGTGAAAGTCTTACTGGAGCTGCATTGGAAACTCAAAGATCGCGTTTATCGGTTACCCGAAGAGATGATCTGGAACCATCGCGTTGCCTATGCTTGGCGCGGTGAGACGGTGATGATTCTATCGCCTGAGATGACACTGCTCCATCTGGTGCATCACCTCAATGCCAATGCTTACTCGTTGAAGGTCCTGGTGGATGTTGCTGAGACGCTGCGTGCATATCAGGAGGAGCTGGACTGGGATCAACTGGAAGCGCTGGCCGCGCGCTGCGGCATGATGAGGAATCTGGTGGTAGCCTTGGAGTGCGCCAACGCAGTGTTGGGTGCGCCCGTGCCGATAAAGGCGCGACAAATGGCTCCAGCCCTCGTCCGAGAACGAAGATGGTTGTGCGCGTTGGTGCGAGACCCACGCTGGTATTTCAGCCGCCGCGCTCAATTGATCCAGCGTCATGGAAATGTGCGTAACTTGTTTTCTGCGTTGTTTGTTGATGGGACGCCATCACAGCTATGGCAGGCCGTTCGCAGTGTTGGCAGAGACATTTCGTTGACCGGTTTGGTTCGGTCGGGCTTGAGAATGTTGGCGCCGCCATCAACGTAAGCATTGATCACGTATCGTCAGACTATGTGGATAGCATCAAGACATCGGCAACCCATCAAGCTCTGCGTGATAAGCGCGAGTCGCTACCTGGGCGGCTTTGAAAAAACGATCTATCAACTGTGTCAGCGGCTGGATGCAGAGCAATTTGATCTGTCAGTTTGTTTGCTGAACCGCGAAGGGCCGTTTGTCGAGTTGATGCGCCGGGAGTTTACTGATCGGGTTTATCTTTTTGATCTGAATTGGCCGTTGAAGCCGAGCGTGTTGCTAAGACTGATGCGGCACTTGCGGCAAACCGACCCGGACATCATTCATGCGTTTGGGTTCAAGGCCGATGCGGTGAGTCGTTGGGTGCGCGGGTCGCGGTCCAAGCCGGCGCTGATTTCCGCTGTGGCTAACCCAGCCCTGCCTCATGCGACGTGGCGGCGCTGGCTCAATCTAGCAACTGGTCAGCGCGTTGATGTCTACTGGGCAGACTGTCAAGCCCGCGCCCAGCATGGTGTTCGGCAGTTGGCCGTGCCAGCGGACAAAGTCAAAGTCATTCCGACCGGCATTGAACACGAGTCCAATGGCGCATGCAATACTGGCGGAGCGACCGTCAGAGCCCAGTTAGGCATCGAAGCCGAGACGCCGATCATCGCCTCGGTCGGCAATCTCCGCTTCATTAAGGGGCATCATCTGGTAATCGAGATGGCGTCCGTGGTGCTTCAGAAGTTTCCTCGCGCCGTATTTCTATTCATCGGCGCTGATATGAGTCGGGGCGCGCTGCCGGCGCTAGCCGCGCAGAGTGGATGCGGCGATCATTTTCGTTTCATAGGATTTTGCCACGATCCATGGCCTTACATTCAGGCGGCTGATGTGATCGTTTCGCCATCTTTGTCGGATGAGCTGCCGCAAGCTTTACTCGAATCTATGCTCGCCGGCAAGCCGATCGTTGCTTCCATGGTCGGCGGTATCACTGAAGTCGTTGAGCATGGCGTGAACGGCTTGCTGGTGCCAGCCGGTGACAGTCAGTCGTTGGCGCACGCTGTGATGCAATTGCTCGAAAATCCCAAACAGAGGCAGCGGCTTGGTCGCCAGGCCAGCCAGACGGTGCAACGTCGGTTTACTGTAGACCGAATGATTGCTGAGTTTGAAATGCTCTACGCTCATCTGGCCATGGCCGACGTTGTTCCAGCTCCAGCGGTGGTCAGTCAGGGAAGCGGCGTATGATTGAGAACGTTCGTTTGAGCGGAGGCTATGACGAAATGGATGTTGAAAATGGCCAAGGGCTGTTCTTGTCGGCCTGCCAGTGGGTCGTGTTTTAACGAGGCTATTTGGATGTGGAGGTAGATGGAAAATGAAAGTGATCGTTCCAGAGGGTGTACTAGCGCGTGAGCTACAGGGTGAATCTGTCCTCTTAAATCTGAACACGGAGTCTTATTTCGGACTGGATGAGGTGGGAACCGATATGTGGCGCGCGTTGACCACGTCCGAATCGGTCGAAGCGGCATATCAGATGCTGTTGACGCAATACGACGTGGAACCAGAGCGATTACGGCAAGACCTGAATGAATTGATCGAAAAGCTGGTGGAGCAAGGGTTGATTGAAATCCGCGATGCGTAATTCTGGGCAAATTCCTAGAGGTTGTGATGCTGTGATGAAGAGCTTGAACAAATTCCTACAGTTGTCTTGGCTCGAACGTTGGTTGTTCGTGCAGGCGTTGTTGCTGCTGCCGTTGACGGTCATGGCGTTGCGCATCGTAGGTTTCGCTCGCTGGCAGGCGGTGTTAGCACGGTTCGCGCCGCTGTGTGAGCTTTTGACTCCTGATTCAGACAAATTGGATGAGCTTCCGACTAGCGATGCAGGCAGCGTGATTCACCGGATACGGCGCACCGCCTGGATCATGCGTGCGGCGCGGCGGCGAGTGCCTTTGAATGTGACCTGTCTGCCGCAATCGCTGACGCTGTGGTGGTTGCTGCGTCGGCAGGGCATTGCCAGTGCGCTGCGCATCGGTGTGCGCAAAGAGGGCGGGTTGCTAGAAGCGCATGCCTGGGTGGAATGTGGAGGCATTATCGTTAATGGTGGAAGCGATGCGCACCGGCGGTTTGCTGCGTTCGAGTCGGCCATCGCGCCACGTGAGGTGATCTCTCTATGAGCGGCATTGTTGGTATTGTCATGTTGGACGGTGCGCCGGTTGATCGTCAGTTACTGCGGCGCATGACTGAGTTCATGACGTACCGCGGGCCTGATGCGCAAGCCGTTTGGAGTGACGGGCATGTCGGTTTTGGCCATACGCTGCTGCGCACAACGTTTGAGTCGGAATACGAACAGCAACCGTGCAGTCTGGATGGCCAGGTGTGGATCACTGCCGATGCACGGGTGGATGGCCGCGCTGATCTGATTCAAGCGCTAGCAGCTCATGGTCGAGATGTTCGTCACACAGCCACCGATGTGGAATTGATCTTGCACGCCTACCACGTGTGGGGCGAAGCGTGTGTCAACCATTTGCTCGGCGATTTCGCCTTCGCCATTTGGGACGGACACCGACGGCGATTATTCTGTGCCCGCGACCATTTTGGCTTGAAGCCGTTTTACTATGCCCATCTGCCCAATTGCTTGGTGTTCAGCAATACCCTCAATTGTGTCAGATTGCACCCCGATGTATCAGACCGGTTGAACGATCTGGCCATTGCTGATTTTCTTATGTTTGGTGGAAATCAAGATTTGGAGACCACCTCATTTGCCGATATTCGGCGGTTGCCGCCGGCTCACGTTTTAACGTGGTCAGACGGCCAGCTTCGCCAGGTTCGCTACTGGTCATTACCGACTGACGGTTCTATCCGTTATAAGCGCGCCGATGATTATGTCGCTCATTTTGGCGAATTGCTTCGCGCAGCGGTTGCCGATCGGTTGCGAACCACTCACGTTGGCATTTGGATGAGCGGGGGTCTTGATTCAACCTCGGTCGCGGCCATGGCCAAGGAAATTTTATCTGAGCAGTCCGCCCCATTTGATCTGCGCGCCTATACGGTTTTCCTCGATTGGTCGCTTCCTGATGGGGACCGCGACTACGCCAGAATTATGGCTGATAGTCTCGGCATTCCGATCCACTTTGTGATATTGAACGACTACAAGCCGTATGACCGTTGGGACGACCCAGCGGTGCAGCGGCCTGAACCGAACTATAACCTGTTTGAGGCTATGTTCGTAGACGAATACAACCAGGTGGCCCCGCATGCCCGGGTCGTACTAGGAGGCGATGGTGGCG
Coding sequences within it:
- a CDS encoding asparagine synthase-related protein is translated as MSGIVGIVMLDGAPVDRQLLRRMTEFMTYRGPDAQAVWSDGHVGFGHTLLRTTFESEYEQQPCSLDGQVWITADARVDGRADLIQALAAHGRDVRHTATDVELILHAYHVWGEACVNHLLGDFAFAIWDGHRRRLFCARDHFGLKPFYYAHLPNCLVFSNTLNCVRLHPDVSDRLNDLAIADFLMFGGNQDLETTSFADIRRLPPAHVLTWSDGQLRQVRYWSLPTDGSIRYKRADDYVAHFGELLRAAVADRLRTTHVGIWMSGGLDSTSVAAMAKEILSEQSAPFDLRAYTVFLDWSLPDGDRDYARIMADSLGIPIHFVILNDYKPYDRWDDPAVQRPEPNYNLFEAMFVDEYNQVAPHARVVLGGDGGDALLARTRSYFVDLVKKLRWGRLLADVSRYVWSYRKLPPLGFRSALKRFLAVAPPPDHPPFPEWLNPSLAEQLNLRARWEQVNRGPDVRHPTHPDAARYLLYPTWVNDFESYDPGVHGFPLETRLPYFDVRLVNYVLAIPPVPWCIDKALLRLLGKGRLPECVRLRPKTPLASDPTIALLQREDMQWLNHFEDVPELSKYVDLSKLPIVAGPCGVDHVHYSLNLRPRTLNYWLQQVHSTKAQFQQIQNGRTHDASTREAYEKVLR